A region of Clostridium acetobutylicum ATCC 824 DNA encodes the following proteins:
- a CDS encoding phosphoketolase family protein codes for MQSIIGKHKDEGKITPEYLKKIDAYWRAANFISVGQLYLLDNPLLREPLKPEHLKRKVVGHWGTIPGQNFIYAHLNRVIKKYDLDMIYVSGPGHGGQVMVSNSYLDGTYSEVYPNVSRDLNGLKKLCKQFSFPGGISSHMAPETPGSINEGGELGYSLAHSFGAVFDNPDLITACVVGDGEAETGPLATSWQANKFLNPVTDGAVLPILHLNGYKISNPTVLSRIPKDELEKFFEGNGWKPYFVEGEDPETMHKLMAETLDIVTEEILNIQKNARENNDCSRPKWPMIVLRTPKGWTGPKFVDGVPNEGSFRAHQVPLAVDRYHTENLDQLEEWLKSYKPEELFDENYRLIPELEELTPKGNKRMAANLHANGGLLLRELRTPDFRDYAVDVPTPGSTVKQDMIELGKYVRDVVKLNEDTRNFRIFGPDETMSNRLWAVFEGTKRQWLSEIKEPNDEFLSNDGRIVDSMLSEHLCEGWLEGYLLTGRHGFFASYEAFLRIVDSMITQHGKWLKVTSQLPWRKDIASLNLIATSNVWQQDHNGYTHQDPGLLGHIVDKKPEIVRAYLPADANTLLAVFDKCLHTKHKINLLVTSKHPRQQWLTMDQAVKHVEQGISIWDWASNDKGQEPDVVIASCGDTPTLEALAAVTILHEHLPELKVRFVNVVDMMKLLPENEHPHGLSDKDYNALFTTDKPVIFAFHGFAHLINQLTYHRENRNLHVHGYMEEGTITTPFDMRVQNKLDRFNLVKDVVENLPQLGNRGAHLVQLMNDKLVEHNQYIREVGEDLPEITNWQWHV; via the coding sequence ATGCAAAGTATAATAGGAAAACATAAGGATGAAGGAAAAATCACACCGGAGTATCTAAAGAAAATTGATGCATATTGGCGTGCAGCTAATTTTATATCTGTAGGTCAATTGTATTTGCTAGACAATCCATTGCTTAGAGAACCTTTAAAACCAGAACATCTAAAAAGAAAAGTTGTTGGTCACTGGGGTACTATTCCTGGTCAAAACTTTATTTATGCTCATCTTAACCGTGTTATTAAAAAATATGATTTAGATATGATTTATGTTTCTGGTCCAGGTCATGGTGGACAAGTAATGGTGTCCAATTCTTATCTAGATGGAACCTATAGTGAAGTTTATCCAAATGTTAGTCGTGATTTGAATGGCTTAAAAAAGCTATGTAAACAATTCTCTTTTCCAGGTGGAATTTCTAGCCATATGGCTCCTGAAACACCGGGTTCAATAAATGAAGGGGGAGAACTAGGCTATTCTTTAGCACATTCTTTTGGTGCTGTTTTTGATAACCCTGATTTGATTACTGCTTGTGTTGTTGGAGACGGAGAGGCAGAAACAGGACCTCTTGCAACATCTTGGCAAGCAAATAAATTTTTAAATCCAGTTACTGATGGAGCAGTGCTTCCTATTTTACATTTAAATGGATACAAAATTAGTAACCCTACTGTGTTGTCTCGTATTCCTAAGGATGAACTTGAGAAATTCTTTGAAGGAAACGGATGGAAGCCTTATTTTGTAGAAGGTGAAGATCCTGAAACAATGCATAAATTAATGGCAGAAACATTAGATATAGTAACAGAAGAAATTCTTAATATTCAGAAAAATGCTCGTGAAAATAACGATTGTTCACGACCAAAGTGGCCAATGATTGTATTGCGTACACCAAAGGGATGGACAGGTCCAAAATTTGTAGATGGTGTTCCAAATGAAGGATCTTTCCGTGCACACCAAGTACCGCTTGCAGTAGATAGATATCATACAGAAAACTTAGATCAATTAGAAGAGTGGCTTAAGAGTTATAAACCAGAAGAATTATTTGACGAAAACTATAGACTAATACCGGAACTTGAAGAATTAACTCCAAAGGGAAATAAGAGAATGGCGGCTAATTTGCATGCTAATGGTGGTTTATTATTACGTGAACTACGTACACCTGATTTTCGTGATTATGCTGTAGATGTTCCTACTCCAGGGAGCACAGTTAAGCAGGATATGATTGAACTTGGAAAATATGTGCGTGATGTTGTTAAATTAAACGAAGATACTCGTAATTTCCGTATTTTTGGACCGGATGAAACTATGTCTAATAGATTATGGGCAGTTTTTGAAGGTACGAAACGTCAATGGTTATCAGAAATTAAAGAGCCAAATGATGAATTCTTATCGAATGATGGACGTATTGTTGATTCAATGCTAAGCGAACATTTATGTGAAGGTTGGTTAGAGGGTTATCTTTTAACAGGACGTCATGGTTTCTTTGCAAGTTATGAAGCCTTCCTTCGTATTGTTGATTCTATGATTACTCAGCATGGTAAGTGGTTAAAGGTAACATCACAGCTACCATGGAGAAAAGATATTGCTTCTTTAAATTTAATAGCAACATCTAATGTATGGCAGCAGGATCATAATGGATATACTCATCAAGATCCAGGTTTATTAGGACATATTGTGGATAAAAAACCTGAAATAGTTAGAGCATATTTACCAGCAGATGCCAATACCTTATTAGCCGTATTTGATAAATGCCTTCATACTAAACACAAGATTAATTTATTAGTAACATCAAAACATCCAAGACAACAGTGGTTAACAATGGATCAAGCAGTTAAGCATGTAGAGCAAGGAATAAGCATTTGGGATTGGGCAAGTAATGACAAAGGACAAGAACCTGATGTAGTTATAGCTTCCTGTGGAGATACTCCAACATTAGAGGCTTTGGCAGCTGTTACAATCCTTCATGAACATTTACCAGAATTAAAAGTTCGTTTTGTAAATGTAGTGGATATGATGAAATTATTACCTGAAAATGAGCATCCTCATGGCTTAAGCGATAAGGATTATAATGCCTTATTTACAACAGATAAGCCTGTAATATTTGCATTCCATGGATTTGCACATTTAATAAATCAATTAACATATCATCGTGAAAATAGAAATTTACATGTACATGGTTATATGGAAGAGGGAACTATTACAACACCATTTGATATGCGTGTTCAAAATAAATTAGATCGTTTTAATCTTGTAAAAGATGTAGTAGAGAATTTACCTCAGCTTGGAAATCGTGGAGCACATCTTGTTCAGTTAATGAATGATAAATTAGTAGAACATAACCAATACATTCGTGAGGTTGGAGAAGATTTGCCAGAAATAACTAATTGGCAGTGGCATGTATAA
- a CDS encoding xylulokinase → MIIDEKRVQEIKNGETSLGIEFGSTRIKAVLIANDFSILASGSFEWETSLENGVWTYSIDEIWKGLQYSYQKLFAEVKEKYGVVLSKIGSIGFSAMMHGYMAFDNKGELLVPFRTWRNTMTEEAAKKLTDLFKFNIPERWSIAHLYQAILRNEPHVEKIDFLTTLAGYIHWQLTGEKVLGIGDASGMFPIDTQTHNYDKNMLETFKNLPEVKKHSLDLEKLLPKVLLAGENAGVLTLEGAKKLDVSGNLQPGIPLCPPEGDAGTGMVATNSVAPRTGNVSAGTSIFAMVVLEKPLNRVHPEIDIVTTPSGDLVAMVHANNGCSDLEAWVNIFQQFTEAINVDMRKDLLYMALYTQAFQGDPDCGGVLAYNYFAGENITGVSEGRPMVVRKAKSNFNLPNFMRAHLFTSLGALKIGMDILLKDEAVKLDKLLGHGGLFKTPIVGQAAVAGAVNAPVSVMETAGEGGAWGIALLASYLRSKENDSTLPEFLSKNVFAGYVAEEVQPDPKDVKGFEEFIERYKKGIAIEQAAVEHLI, encoded by the coding sequence TTGATTATAGATGAAAAAAGAGTACAAGAAATCAAAAACGGTGAAACATCACTTGGAATAGAATTTGGTTCTACTCGAATTAAAGCTGTCCTTATTGCAAACGATTTCTCCATATTAGCTAGCGGAAGCTTTGAATGGGAGACAAGTTTAGAAAATGGGGTTTGGACATATTCAATAGATGAAATTTGGAAAGGGTTACAATACAGTTACCAAAAGCTTTTCGCAGAGGTAAAGGAAAAATATGGAGTAGTGCTTTCTAAGATTGGTTCAATTGGATTTTCAGCAATGATGCACGGATATATGGCTTTTGATAATAAGGGAGAGCTTCTAGTTCCATTCAGAACTTGGCGTAATACAATGACAGAAGAAGCTGCTAAAAAGTTAACAGATTTATTTAAGTTTAATATTCCTGAAAGATGGAGTATAGCTCATTTATATCAAGCTATTCTTCGTAATGAACCCCATGTTGAGAAAATTGATTTTTTAACTACTTTAGCAGGCTACATTCATTGGCAGCTAACAGGTGAAAAGGTTTTAGGTATTGGTGATGCTTCAGGAATGTTCCCAATTGATACACAAACACATAACTATGATAAAAACATGTTAGAAACCTTTAAGAATTTACCAGAGGTTAAAAAACATTCGTTAGATTTAGAAAAACTTCTACCAAAGGTGTTACTAGCAGGAGAGAATGCTGGAGTATTAACCTTAGAGGGAGCAAAAAAACTTGATGTAAGTGGAAATCTTCAGCCGGGTATTCCATTGTGTCCACCAGAGGGAGATGCTGGTACCGGTATGGTTGCTACAAATTCAGTGGCACCGCGCACAGGAAATGTTTCAGCAGGCACATCAATTTTTGCTATGGTTGTTCTTGAAAAACCTCTTAATAGGGTTCATCCTGAAATAGATATAGTAACAACACCTTCAGGCGATTTAGTTGCAATGGTTCATGCAAATAATGGTTGCTCAGATTTAGAGGCTTGGGTTAATATTTTTCAGCAATTTACTGAGGCTATAAATGTAGATATGAGAAAAGATCTTCTTTATATGGCACTATATACTCAAGCTTTTCAAGGAGATCCTGATTGTGGTGGAGTTCTTGCTTACAATTATTTTGCAGGTGAAAACATCACAGGTGTTTCAGAAGGTAGACCTATGGTTGTAAGGAAGGCAAAAAGTAATTTTAATTTGCCAAACTTTATGAGAGCACATTTATTTACTTCTTTAGGTGCATTAAAAATTGGTATGGATATATTATTAAAGGATGAAGCTGTTAAACTTGATAAATTACTTGGTCATGGTGGACTGTTTAAGACACCTATTGTCGGCCAAGCAGCTGTGGCTGGTGCAGTAAATGCTCCTGTGTCAGTTATGGAAACAGCAGGAGAAGGTGGAGCATGGGGAATCGCTTTATTAGCTAGCTATTTAAGAAGTAAGGAAAATGATTCTACATTACCAGAATTCTTATCAAAAAATGTTTTTGCAGGTTATGTAGCAGAAGAAGTACAACCTGATCCAAAAGACGTTAAAGGTTTTGAGGAGTTTATTGAAAGATATAAAAAGGGAATTGCTATAGAACAAGCAGCTGTAGAGCATTTAATCTAA
- a CDS encoding sugar porter family MFS transporter, which translates to MNKKISPALIYFFGAFGGFMFGYDIGIINGALPGINATWHVSSWLEGFITSGLFVGAMIGASLMASLADRFGRRRMIMWSAIVFALGALGSAVSTSTNLLIGARVILGVAVGGASALVPMYMGEISPAETRGKLSGLNQLMITVGMLFSYGVNFAFAGAFEGWRWMLGGAMVPAMVLLIGTFILPESPRFLARIGKTELAKQVLQTLRSKEEAETEYQEIINSKHTETGSFGDLFAKQALPAVIAGCGLTLLQQIQGANTIFYYSSQILSNVFGSANGGTISTVGIGVVLVLATIVTLLVVDKFKRRTLFMTGSIGMGASLLLVGLIYPYSEAKHAWATWLVFFFICLYVVFYAYSWAATTWIVVGELFPSNVRGLATGIASAVNWFGNILVALFFPVLLETVGLSVIFFGFAAICIIGFLFAKYVLYETKGKSLEEIETYLYNRSIGKVRGLNE; encoded by the coding sequence ATGAATAAAAAAATATCTCCAGCACTAATTTATTTCTTTGGAGCCTTCGGTGGATTTATGTTTGGATATGATATTGGAATAATTAATGGTGCTTTACCTGGAATTAATGCAACTTGGCACGTAAGTTCTTGGTTAGAAGGATTTATCACTTCTGGATTGTTTGTTGGAGCTATGATAGGAGCCTCATTAATGGCTTCACTAGCAGATAGGTTTGGTCGTCGTAGAATGATTATGTGGAGTGCAATTGTGTTTGCACTTGGTGCATTAGGTTCTGCCGTTTCTACTAGTACTAATCTTTTAATCGGTGCTCGTGTTATTTTAGGAGTAGCTGTAGGTGGAGCTTCTGCTTTAGTTCCAATGTATATGGGAGAAATTAGCCCTGCTGAAACACGTGGAAAACTATCTGGTTTAAATCAATTAATGATAACTGTTGGAATGCTTTTCTCATATGGTGTAAATTTTGCGTTTGCTGGTGCATTTGAAGGATGGCGTTGGATGCTTGGAGGAGCTATGGTACCTGCAATGGTACTATTAATTGGAACATTTATACTTCCAGAGTCACCAAGATTTTTAGCTAGAATAGGAAAGACAGAATTAGCAAAACAAGTACTTCAGACTTTACGTTCAAAGGAAGAGGCAGAAACTGAATATCAAGAGATTATTAATTCAAAACATACTGAAACAGGTTCTTTTGGAGATTTATTTGCAAAACAGGCTTTGCCAGCTGTAATTGCAGGCTGTGGGTTAACACTTCTTCAACAAATTCAAGGTGCAAACACTATTTTCTACTATTCATCACAAATTTTATCCAATGTTTTTGGATCAGCAAATGGTGGAACTATTAGTACTGTTGGAATTGGTGTGGTTCTAGTATTAGCAACTATTGTAACTTTATTGGTTGTAGACAAATTCAAACGTCGTACATTATTTATGACTGGTTCTATTGGAATGGGCGCATCTCTATTATTAGTTGGATTAATTTATCCATACTCTGAAGCTAAACATGCGTGGGCAACTTGGTTAGTATTCTTCTTCATATGTTTATACGTTGTTTTCTATGCATACTCTTGGGCAGCTACTACATGGATTGTTGTTGGAGAATTATTCCCAAGTAATGTTAGAGGACTTGCAACAGGTATTGCATCAGCAGTAAACTGGTTTGGTAACATTTTAGTTGCTTTATTCTTCCCAGTATTACTTGAAACTGTAGGTTTATCTGTAATCTTCTTCGGTTTTGCTGCAATTTGTATCATAGGATTTTTATTTGCAAAATATGTTCTTTATGAAACAAAAGGAAAATCTTTAGAAGAAATTGAGACATATTTGTACAATCGTTCTATTGGAAAAGTTAGAGGATTAAATGAGTAG
- the araA gene encoding L-arabinose isomerase: MLENKKMEFWFVVGSQHLYGEEALKEVRKNSETIVDELNKSANLPYKIIFKDLATSADKIKEIMKEVNYRDEVAGVITWMHTFSPAKMWIAGTKILQKPLLHFATQYNENIPWKTIDMDYMNLHQSAHGDREYGFINARLKKHNKVVVGYWKDKEVQKQVSDWMKVAAGYIASESIKVARFGDNMRNVAVTEGDKVEAQIQFGWTVDYFGIGDLVAEMDKVSQDEINKTYEEFKDLYILDPGENDPAFYEKQVKEQIKIEIGLRRFLEKGNYNAFTTNFEDLYGMKQLPGLAVQRLNAEGYGFAGEGDWKTAALDRLLKVMTNNTATGFMEDYTYELSRGNEKALGAHMLEVDPTFASDKPKVIVKPLGIGDKEDPARLIFNGSTGKGVAVSMLDLGTHYRLIINGLTAVKPDEDMPNLPVAKMVWKPEPNFIEGVKSWIYAGGGHHTVVSLELTVEQVYDWSRMVGLEAVIIDKDTKLRDIIEKTTK; the protein is encoded by the coding sequence ATGTTAGAAAATAAAAAGATGGAATTTTGGTTTGTAGTAGGAAGTCAACATTTATATGGTGAAGAGGCTTTAAAAGAAGTAAGAAAAAATTCTGAGACAATTGTAGATGAATTAAATAAAAGTGCTAATCTTCCATATAAAATAATATTTAAAGATTTAGCAACTTCTGCTGATAAAATAAAGGAAATAATGAAGGAAGTTAACTATAGAGATGAAGTAGCAGGAGTTATAACTTGGATGCATACGTTTTCTCCAGCTAAAATGTGGATAGCAGGTACAAAGATATTACAAAAACCTTTACTTCATTTTGCAACTCAATATAATGAAAATATTCCATGGAAAACAATAGATATGGATTATATGAACTTACATCAAAGTGCTCATGGAGATAGAGAGTATGGATTTATTAATGCAAGACTTAAAAAGCATAATAAAGTTGTTGTAGGATATTGGAAGGATAAAGAAGTTCAAAAACAAGTTTCAGATTGGATGAAGGTTGCTGCAGGATATATTGCAAGTGAAAGCATAAAAGTTGCACGTTTTGGTGATAACATGCGTAATGTTGCAGTTACAGAGGGAGATAAAGTAGAAGCTCAAATACAATTCGGATGGACAGTAGATTACTTTGGTATAGGTGATTTAGTTGCTGAAATGGACAAGGTAAGCCAAGATGAAATAAATAAAACTTATGAAGAATTTAAAGATTTATATATTTTAGATCCAGGTGAAAATGATCCTGCTTTCTATGAGAAACAAGTTAAAGAACAAATCAAAATTGAAATAGGATTAAGAAGGTTCTTAGAAAAAGGAAATTATAATGCATTTACAACAAACTTTGAAGATCTTTATGGAATGAAACAGTTACCTGGACTTGCAGTACAACGTTTAAATGCTGAAGGCTATGGCTTTGCAGGCGAAGGAGACTGGAAAACTGCAGCTTTAGATAGATTATTAAAGGTTATGACTAATAATACTGCTACAGGTTTTATGGAAGATTACACATATGAACTTAGTCGTGGAAATGAGAAGGCATTAGGAGCTCATATGCTTGAAGTTGACCCAACTTTTGCTTCAGATAAACCAAAGGTTATTGTTAAACCACTAGGAATTGGAGATAAAGAAGATCCAGCACGTTTAATCTTTAATGGTTCAACAGGAAAAGGTGTAGCAGTTTCAATGCTTGATTTAGGAACACATTATCGTTTAATAATAAACGGACTTACAGCAGTGAAACCAGATGAAGACATGCCAAACCTACCAGTTGCTAAAATGGTATGGAAACCAGAACCAAACTTCATTGAAGGAGTTAAATCTTGGATTTATGCAGGTGGCGGACATCATACAGTGGTTTCACTAGAATTAACAGTAGAACAGGTTTATGATTGGAGTCGTATGGTAGGCTTGGAAGCTGTAATAATAGATAAGGATACTAAATTAAGAGATATAATAGAAAAGACAACAAAATAA
- the fsa gene encoding fructose-6-phosphate aldolase: MKLFIDTANVEEIKEVNDMGVICGVTTNPSLVAKEGRDFNEVIREITSIVDGPISGEVIALDAEGMIKEGREIAKIHKNMVVKIPMTEEGLKAVKVLSSEGIKTNVTLIFSAGQALLAARAGATFVSPFLGRLDDIGADSIGLIESIVNIFDIHDIRTEIIAASIRSPKHVIDSAEAGAHIGTVPYKVLKQLIKHPLTDIGIERFMKDWKEAFNK, encoded by the coding sequence ATGAAACTTTTTATAGATACAGCTAATGTAGAGGAGATAAAAGAAGTAAACGATATGGGGGTTATATGTGGAGTAACAACTAATCCTTCCCTTGTAGCAAAAGAAGGAAGAGATTTTAATGAAGTAATACGTGAAATAACATCAATAGTAGATGGACCTATAAGTGGAGAAGTAATAGCATTAGACGCTGAAGGAATGATAAAAGAAGGAAGAGAAATAGCCAAAATTCATAAAAACATGGTAGTAAAGATACCAATGACGGAGGAAGGTTTAAAAGCTGTAAAGGTATTATCAAGTGAGGGGATAAAGACAAATGTAACTCTTATTTTTTCAGCAGGTCAAGCTCTTTTAGCAGCTAGAGCAGGAGCTACCTTTGTTAGTCCTTTCTTAGGAAGGCTTGATGATATAGGTGCCGATTCTATAGGATTAATAGAATCAATTGTAAATATATTTGATATACATGATATAAGAACAGAAATAATAGCAGCTAGTATAAGAAGTCCAAAACATGTTATTGATTCAGCAGAGGCAGGAGCGCATATAGGAACAGTTCCATACAAGGTTTTGAAACAATTAATAAAACATCCTTTAACAGATATCGGAATAGAAAGATTTATGAAGGATTGGAAAGAGGCTTTTAATAAATAA
- the tkt gene encoding transketolase, with protein sequence MNIDNLAINTIRILSAEAIQKAKSGHPGLPMGCAPMAYTLWSRHLKHNPNNSKWKDRDRFVLSAGHGSMLLYSLLNIFGYDVSVEEIKNFRQFKSKTPGHPEYRWTDGVETTTGPLGQGICNAVGMAIAETYLANKFNKESYNIVDHYTYALVGDGCLMEGISGEASSLAGTLGLGKLIVLYDSNNISIEGSTDIAFRENVALRYEAYGWQVIKVDDGTNLEKIDLAIKEAKVEKNKPTIIIVKNVIGYGCPSKQGKAAAHGEPLGEENLKLTKENLNWNYEPFTVPEEVRAYTKEFKVRAQRQEDKWNSMFEEYKKEYPKLYKEWEVWFSEKTPMKLLDNGEFWKFDKNMATRQSSGVLINRLAKLIPNLIGGSADLAPSNKTHMDDRGDFSAENRSGSNMHFGVREHAMAAIANGMYLHGGLKVFVATFFVFSDYMKGAMRLSSIMKLPIVYVLTHDSIGVGEDGPTHEPIEQLAALRSMPNMTVFRPADSNETAAAWYSALNTKNGPTALVLTRQALPLYDSSGKNALKGGYILKDSKNKENPDVILMASGSEVELILNAAKELQNENIDARVVSMPSFEVFEEQSEDYKNSILPRNIRARVAVEAASPFGWHKYVGLDGEVIAMESFGASGKSDILFKEFGFTVENVVEKVKNVLKNLK encoded by the coding sequence ATGAATATAGATAATTTAGCTATAAATACTATAAGAATTCTTTCTGCAGAAGCTATACAAAAGGCAAAGTCTGGTCATCCTGGATTGCCTATGGGGTGTGCACCAATGGCATATACACTTTGGAGCAGACATTTAAAACATAATCCTAATAATTCCAAATGGAAAGATAGAGATAGATTCGTGCTTTCAGCAGGACATGGTTCTATGCTCTTATATTCGTTACTTAATATATTTGGTTATGATGTAAGTGTTGAGGAAATAAAAAACTTTAGACAATTCAAAAGTAAGACTCCAGGACATCCTGAGTATAGATGGACAGATGGAGTAGAAACAACAACAGGACCTTTAGGACAAGGAATATGCAATGCTGTGGGAATGGCAATAGCGGAAACTTATCTAGCAAATAAATTTAATAAGGAAAGTTACAATATTGTAGACCATTATACCTATGCGCTTGTAGGTGACGGCTGTCTTATGGAAGGAATATCAGGAGAGGCAAGTTCTCTTGCAGGTACATTAGGTCTTGGAAAATTAATAGTTTTATATGATTCAAATAACATATCAATAGAAGGAAGTACAGACATTGCCTTTAGAGAAAACGTAGCTTTAAGATACGAAGCATACGGATGGCAGGTTATCAAAGTGGATGATGGTACTAATTTAGAAAAAATAGATTTAGCCATAAAGGAAGCTAAGGTAGAAAAAAATAAACCTACCATAATAATAGTAAAAAATGTTATAGGATATGGCTGTCCATCAAAACAGGGTAAAGCAGCTGCTCATGGAGAGCCTTTGGGAGAAGAAAATTTAAAGCTCACAAAGGAAAATTTAAATTGGAATTATGAACCTTTTACTGTTCCGGAAGAAGTAAGAGCATACACTAAAGAGTTTAAAGTAAGGGCTCAAAGACAAGAGGATAAGTGGAACAGTATGTTTGAAGAATATAAAAAGGAATATCCAAAGCTTTATAAAGAGTGGGAAGTTTGGTTTAGTGAAAAAACTCCAATGAAGCTATTAGATAATGGAGAATTTTGGAAGTTTGATAAAAACATGGCTACAAGACAGTCCTCAGGGGTTCTTATTAATAGACTTGCAAAACTTATTCCTAACTTAATAGGAGGCTCTGCTGATTTAGCACCATCAAACAAGACACATATGGATGACAGAGGAGATTTTTCAGCTGAAAACAGAAGTGGCTCTAATATGCATTTTGGAGTTAGAGAACATGCTATGGCAGCTATTGCAAATGGAATGTACTTGCATGGTGGACTTAAGGTATTTGTAGCAACCTTCTTTGTATTTAGTGATTACATGAAAGGAGCTATGAGACTTTCTTCTATAATGAAGCTTCCAATAGTTTATGTTTTAACGCATGACAGTATTGGTGTAGGTGAAGATGGGCCAACTCATGAACCTATTGAGCAATTGGCAGCCTTAAGGTCTATGCCTAATATGACTGTGTTTAGGCCAGCGGATTCTAATGAAACTGCAGCAGCCTGGTATAGTGCATTAAATACTAAAAATGGACCAACAGCCTTAGTTTTAACAAGACAAGCACTTCCTTTATATGATTCTTCAGGAAAAAATGCTTTAAAGGGAGGATACATTCTAAAGGATTCTAAAAATAAAGAAAATCCAGATGTAATACTTATGGCTTCAGGTTCTGAAGTTGAGCTTATATTAAATGCAGCAAAAGAGCTTCAAAATGAAAATATAGATGCAAGAGTTGTAAGTATGCCTTCCTTTGAAGTATTTGAAGAGCAAAGTGAAGACTATAAAAATTCTATATTACCTAGAAATATAAGAGCCAGAGTTGCAGTTGAAGCTGCATCACCTTTTGGGTGGCATAAATATGTTGGACTTGATGGCGAAGTGATTGCTATGGAGAGTTTTGGTGCATCAGGTAAATCAGATATATTATTTAAAGAGTTTGGTTTTACTGTGGAGAATGTAGTTGAAAAAGTAAAAAATGTTTTGAAAAATTTAAAATAA
- a CDS encoding aldose epimerase family protein produces MIEKSIYGHLDGRQIYKYTISNKNGMKFSCISHGATLTEIYALDKNKKPVNVLLEFDKSDYYVKDTKMFAGAAIGRVAGRIDKGEFEIKGRKYKIEPNEGENVLHGGKYGFNSYIWESESSEKDNSVTFYRMIKEGKGGFLGELKAKITYSLNDNNDLNIHFSGLSDEDTLFNPTVHSYFNLSGNIDNLLKNHTLKINADYVAETRSDNVPTGELKKVKETPFDFLEHRDLMTAIEDVKKKCNLEGIDHPFKLKSKNAATLISNDTGIKLCIESERNALIVYTLNFPCEDFEVNGKKIPQYGAVALEPQTLPDAIHHKNFGNIVLPKGEEKSYNIKYHFGLISKE; encoded by the coding sequence GTGATTGAAAAGAGTATTTATGGACACCTTGATGGAAGACAAATTTATAAATATACAATAAGCAATAAAAATGGAATGAAGTTCTCCTGCATTTCGCATGGAGCTACTTTGACAGAAATATATGCTCTAGATAAAAATAAAAAACCAGTAAATGTATTGCTTGAGTTTGATAAATCGGATTACTATGTTAAAGATACAAAAATGTTTGCAGGTGCTGCAATTGGACGAGTAGCAGGACGTATTGATAAAGGTGAGTTTGAAATAAAGGGAAGAAAGTATAAGATTGAACCTAATGAAGGAGAAAATGTTCTTCATGGGGGTAAATATGGTTTCAATTCATATATATGGGAAAGTGAAAGCTCTGAAAAAGACAATAGTGTAACTTTTTACAGAATGATTAAGGAAGGAAAGGGTGGATTTTTAGGAGAACTTAAGGCTAAAATAACCTATTCTTTAAATGATAATAATGATTTAAATATCCATTTTAGCGGGTTATCAGATGAAGATACTCTATTTAATCCAACTGTTCACTCCTATTTTAACTTAAGTGGAAACATAGATAATTTGCTTAAAAACCATACACTTAAAATCAATGCAGATTATGTTGCAGAAACTAGAAGTGATAATGTGCCTACCGGGGAGCTTAAAAAAGTTAAGGAAACTCCTTTTGACTTCCTAGAACATAGAGATTTAATGACTGCAATAGAGGATGTAAAGAAAAAATGTAATTTAGAAGGAATTGATCACCCATTTAAGCTAAAATCAAAAAACGCAGCAACATTAATTAGCAATGATACGGGCATAAAGCTTTGTATAGAATCGGAACGTAATGCACTAATTGTCTATACTTTAAATTTTCCATGTGAGGATTTTGAAGTTAATGGGAAGAAAATTCCTCAGTATGGTGCAGTTGCATTAGAACCTCAAACTCTTCCAGATGCAATTCATCATAAGAATTTTGGAAATATAGTATTACCAAAGGGAGAAGAAAAAAGTTATAATATAAAATATCATTTTGGATTAATATCCAAAGAATAA